A single region of the Malaclemys terrapin pileata isolate rMalTer1 chromosome 2, rMalTer1.hap1, whole genome shotgun sequence genome encodes:
- the STAMBP gene encoding STAM-binding protein → MPDHTDVSLLPEERVRRLIQMGSSVEVNEDVPPRRYYRSGLEIIRMATIYSEEGNIERAFILYNKYITLFIEKLPKHRDYKTAVLPEKKDTVKKLKEVAFPRAEELKKELLKRYTKEYVEYSERKKKEEEEFARNLALQQQLEEERQRVAQMKQQQAEQEQFNAFEELIRRKELEKERLRILQEFGKPELGPESQGGPLIPGVEKPPTDLTPKLPASPVPPASPVVGTVLPKLPVVDRSLKPGALGSPENNVMTEGLRHVVIPKVLCHKFLQVADANTARGVETCGILCGKLLRNEFTITHVIVPKQHGGPDYCNTENEEELFLIQDQDSLITLGWIHTHPTQTAFLSSVDLHTHCSYQMMLAESIAIVCAPKYNETGFFKLTDHGLEEISSCRQKGFHPHSKDPPLFTSCTHVTITEGDVVLMDLR, encoded by the exons ATGCCTGACCACACGGATGTCAGCCTCCTTCCGGAGGAGCGAGTCAGGAGGCTGATCCAGATGGGGAGCTCTGTGGAGGTGAATGAGGATGTCCCGCCACGGCGATATTACCGCTCTGGGCTCGAAATCATCCGCATGGCGACAATTTATTCTGAGGAAGGCAACATTGAGCGCGCCTTCATACTGTACAACAAGTATATCAC GCTGTTTATAGAGAAGCTGCCGAAGCATCGCGATTACAAAACCGCTGTCCTCCCTGAGAAGAAAGACACAGTGAAG aaACTCAAAGAAGTTGCGTTCCCCAGAGCCGAGGAGCTGAAGAAGGAGCTGCTAAAGCGATACACCAAAGAGTATGTGGAATACAGTGAGCGAAAG aagaaggaggaggaggagtttgcACGTAAtctggctctgcagcagcagctggaggaggagaggcaaAGGGTTGCCCAGATGAAGCAGCAACAGGCAGAACAGGAGCAATTTAATGCCTTCGAGGAGCTGATCCGGCGCAAGGAGCTGGAGAAAGAGCGTCTGAGAATCCTGCAGGAATTCGGGAAGCCAGAGCTAGGTCCTGAGTCTCAGGGGGGACCCCTGATACCAGGCGTGGAAAAGCCCCCCACTGACTTAACCCCAAAGCTTCCTGCATCTCCTGTTCCACCTGCAAGCCCAGTGGTAGGGACAGTGCTACCAAAACTGCCTGTCGTGGACAGATCTCTGAAACCTGGAGCTTTGGGGAGTCCGGAAAACA ACGTAATGACAGAGGGCCTTCGCCATGTCGTCATCCCCAAGGTGCTCTGCCATAAGTTCCTCCAGGTAGCAGATGCTAACACTGCCCGGGGTGTGGAGACCTGTGGAATCCTGTGTGGGAAACTG CTGAGGAACGAATTCACGATAACGCACGTCATTGTCCCCAAACAACATGGAGGCCCTGATTATTGCAACACGGAGAACGAGGAGGAGCTCTTCCTGATTCAGGATCAGGACAGCCTCATCACTCTGGGCTGGATCCAC ACTCACCCTAcgcaaacagcttttctttccAGCGTGGATCTGCACACACACTGCTCCTATCAGATGATGCTGGCTGAGTCCATTGCCATTGTGTGTGCACCCAAATACAACGA GACGGGATTCTTCAAGCTGACAGATCATGGCCTGGAGGAGATCTCTTCCTGTCGGCAGAAGGGCTTTCATCCACACAGCAAAGATCCACCTCTCTTCACC aGCTGCACTCACGTGACAATAACTGAGGGAGACGTGGTGCTGATGGATCTTCGATAA